AACGGCGGACCGAACGGGGGTAGTGAATCGGCGGAGGGGCTGATCCGGGCCGACGGCGACTGTCACTGCTCGCTCATCGCTTCGCTCGCGAGGTTCCGCCCGTGGGCGTTGAGCGACACCTCGGTGCGCACGCGGACTTCGTCGACGGCGTCCATCTCCAGCAGCTTCCCGTAGATCTCCTCGACCTCCTCGACACTGATGCCGACGAAGTCGCTCATCTCGAAGGGTGAAACGCCCGAGTACAGGGCCATCAACACCTGGTTCTCGGTCTCGGTGAGTTCGTACTCCTCGCTTCCACGGTCGGAGACGACGGCCTCGAACAGGTGGGTCAGCGCGCGGCAGTGGGCGTCGGTGCCCGAGAAGTGCGTCTCGACGCTGCGGCCCTCCTCGTCGGTGTGTTCGAGCTGGACGACCCGGCGCTGGGCGCCCATGACGCCCTGGCTGGCCGTCTCGACGGTGCCCACGTCCGCCACCGGGAACGAGGTGCTGCCCCCGCCGGGCAGGGCGAGCCTGACGGTGTCGTCGGCGAAGCGAAAGCGGGCCTTCGACCACTCGGTGTCCTGGACGACGCCGCCGACGACCGCCGGATGTTTGACGAGGATGACCTCGGCGTCCAGCGCCGCCCGACAGTACTCTCGGTCGAAGGCCTCGACGTCGGGGGCGTCGACGAGGAGCGCGTGGTTGCCGGCCCGGAGTGCGGTTGCGCCGTCGGCGGGGAATCCCTCGGGGACGACGCTCTCGGAGTCGTCGACGAGTTCGACGGCGTCGTGGGGGAACGACTGGTTGCCGTCGGCGTCGACGAACACCAGCCGCTCGCTGGTGAGGACGACCCGCGAGGAGCGCCAGCGCGGCTCCGCGACGGTCTCGCCGTCCCTGACGACGAACGCGTAATCGCCCGACGTGTCCAGAAGTTTCGCTTCGTCCCCGCTCATGGCGCGACTGTACGGTGGTTGTGGCTCCGACGTATATAACTTCCACTGGGTGCGACGGCCGACGCCGACCGAGCGAACGGTCACTCCCTCCGTGGGACGAGACCGGCCGGACCGTGCCGGACTACGACCGGTGAATCGACGAACTCGTGGGTCTCTGAGCGCTCTCCACCCATTCGGGCCGGCCTCGGTCCGGGAGCTGGGGACGGTGTGCTCCGGGGAGAGTCGCGACACAGCGTTTATATCGGTTTGTTCGAGAATACAGGACGATGAACTCGCGGTGGCAGTATCGCGTCGCGAGCGTCGGGGCGACGCTGGTCCTGACGCTCGGTGCGCTCGCCGTCGCGAACCACCCGTTGGTCCAGGACCTGTTCGCGCTGGTCCCCTACTTCGGGCGGCCGGCGCCGGCGGTCCTCGCCGGCCCGAAACGCACCGTCGCGGTCCTGACGACCGTCGGTGTCGTGGCCGGTGCGATGTGGCCCGTGTTCAAACCCCGTCCGCGGCGGATCCTCGACACGATCCTCCTGACCCAGAAGCGGGTCCTGCTGGCGATGGTCGGCCTCGCCGCGCTGGGCTACTACAACTACACCTACAGGCTCCCGCGGTCGACGCTGATGATCGTGACGGGCCTGCTGTTCGTCGGCCTCCCGGTGGCGATGGTGGCGATCCGACGGCGGCCGTCGGGCAGCGAGCGGGCCGTCGTCGTCGGTGACGACCCCGAGACGATGGCGGACGTGCTGGCGACGACGGACCTCGACGTAGTCGGCTACGTCTCGCCGCTGGCCGGTCGAGGCGGCCGTTCGAGTGACGCCGGGGCCGGCCACACCGACGGCGGCGTCGTCGTCGGAGCGGAACCGCTCGCGGACCTGGAGTGTCTGGGCGGACTCGCGCGACTCGAAGAGGTGCTGGTCGCCTACGATATCGATACGGCGGTGCTGGCGTTCGGTGACGCCGACCGCGTGTCGTTTTTCGGCACGCTCGACAGTTGCTACGAGCACGGCGTCGTCGCGAAGGCTCACCGCGACCACGCCGACAACGTGCTCACCGAACGCGCCCCGGACGAGACGCTCGTCGACATCGACCTGGAACCCTGGGACACCCAGGACTACATCGTCAAGCGGGTCTTCGACGTGGCCTTCGCCGCCACGGGCCTCCTCGCGCTCTCGCCGGTCATCGCCGGCATCGCGGTGGCGATCAGACTCGACAGTCGGGGCCCGATTCTCTACAGCCAGGAGCGGACCGCGGAGTTCGGCGGTACCTTCCGGATCTACAAGTTCCGGAGCATGTTCCCCGATAGCGAGGACGTCACGCCGGTCGACGACGACGACAACGACGCGATCACTCGCGTCGGTCGGTTCCTGCGGACGACCCATCTCGACGAGATCCCACAGCTGTGGACGATTCTCGTCGGGCGGATGAGCGTCGTCGGTCCGCGGGCGGTCTGGACCGACGAGGAGAGGTACCTGGAGGAGACCACCGACCGCTGGCGCAAGCGCTGGTTCGTCAAACCCGGACTCACCGGGTTCGCCCAGATCAGCGGCGCCTCCAGCACCGACCCGGAGACGAAGCTCCGCTACGACTTGGAGTACATCCGCCGCCAGTCGTTCTGGCTGGACGTCCGCATCGTCATCCGACAGTGCTGGATGGTCCTGACCGACCTCGTCTCCGTCCTCCGCGACTGATCGAACAGTACACCTAACATCGACGGGGTGGAGGTGAGAGACGAATGCGTATCCTCCGGGCCGCACAGAAGGTCTATCCCGACGTCAAGGGGGGTGGCCCCTACCACGTCCACGCGATGAGCCGCGACCAGGCCGCGATGGGGCACGACGTGACGGTGCTGACGGTCGACGCCGACGAGGGAGGAGACGAAGCCGAGACCGAAGATCGCCCACACGTCGAGGAGCGCGAGGGGTACACGGTCGTCCGCTATCCCGCGACGGCCGAACCGCTCGGCAACGCTGTCTCTGCCGGCGTCGCGCAGTTCCTCCGCCGTGCCGGCGAGTACGACGTGGTCCACGCTCACTCGCACCTCTACTTCTCGACCAATCTGGCGGCGATCGCCCGTCGGCTGTCGGAGACGCCGCTGGCGGTCACGAACCACGGCCTGTACTCCCAGACCGCGCCGAAGTGGGTCTTCGACGGCTATCTCCGGACCGTCGGTCGGTGGACGTTCGACAGCGCGGACGTGGCCTTTTGTTACACCGACGAGGACCGGGATCGGCTCCGTGAACTCGGAGTTTCGGTACCGGTCGCCGTCGTCTCCAACGGGATCGATACGGATCGATTCACTCCGTGCGGACCGGAAGACGAACGCGTCACCGGCGATCCAGCGGTCCTCTTCGTCGGTCGACTGGTCGAGGGCAAGCGCCCGTCGGACGCGCTCGCGGCGTTCGAACGGCTCCGAGAGCGAGCGCCGGACGCCGGGCTCACGGTCTGTGGCGACGGGCCGCTTCGAGAGAGACTGGAGCGGTCGGTCCGCGAGCGGGGTCTGGACGAGGCGGTGGAGTTCCTCGGTCACGTCGCCTACGAGGAGATGCCGGCGGTCTACCGGGCGGCGGACGCGCTCGTGCTGTCCAGCGAGGCCGAGGGGCTACCGCGGACGGTGTTGGAAGCGATGGCGACCGACGTGCCCGTCGTCACCAGCGCGCTCGACCAGCTCACCGGCGTCGTCGACGGCGGCGGTGAGACGGTCCCAGTCGGCGACATTACCGGGTTCGCGGACGCGTTGGAGACGGTGACCGCGGAATCCGGTGCGTACGCGCCACGTGCGGTCGTCGAAGGCGAATACGACTGGGCGACGACCGTCGAGCGAACGACCGAACGGTGCCGAGCGATCGCGGAGGACGGATGAAGCCGTCCGGTCGTGCGGTCGCGGTGCTCTGCGGGCTCTGGCTCACCGTTAGCGTCGTCGCGACGCTGTGGTCGCGGCCGGAGGAAGCGTTCGCGTTCGGGAGTTTCTGTGTCGCGGTTGCCGCGATCGTCCCGCTGGCCTGGCGCGTGACGGATCCGAACGAGTAGGGAGACGGTAACTACGCGCGAAACAGCTCGTGAATACTGTCTTCGACCGAATTCTCGACCGACCATCCTAACTCCTCGCGAGCGCGAGTCGTATCCACCTCGAACTCGCTGACGAGCGTCTCGTCGCGCGGGTTCTCCAGCAGTTCGATATCCGGTTCGAAGTCGATCTCCTCGGCGGCGATATCCCGGACGATCTCGGCGACGGTCGTGATACCGGGGTCCTCGTCGCTGGCGATCTCGTACTTCTCGACGCCCGTCTCGCCGGCGTCGAGCTGGTCGACCAGCCGCTCGGCGCTGCGGACGTACGCGTGGGCCACGTCCACGACGTGGACGTAGTTGCGCGCCTGGTCGCCGGGCTCGTAGACGGTCAGGTTCTCACCGTCCTTCGCGCGGCCGACGAAGAAGTTGATGACCGTGCCCTTGGAGACGGTCTGGCCGTCGATCTGGTGTTCACCGTACAGATTCGACTTGAGGAACAGGTGCGCGGGGAACTCGCCCTCGGCGAAGGTCTCGATGGCGCGCTCGCTGAGCAGCTTCGTCCGGCCGTACCAGTTCATCGGGTCGCGCGGGTGGTCGGCGGTGATCGGGAAGTCGACGGGGTCGCCCAGCACCGCCATCGAGTAGGGGAAGACGAGCGCCGCGCCGGTCTTCCGACAGAACCACGCGACGTTGTTCGTCCCCTGAACGTTGACCTCGTAGGCCAGGTCCCGGTTCTCCTCGCAGTCGTCGACGCCCGAGACCGCCGCGAGGTGCATCACGATATCCGCTCCGTCCAGCGCCTCTTCCAGCCGGTCGCGGTCGCGCACGTCGACGTGCTCGACGCTCACGTCCCCTATCTCCCGTACGTCACCGAGGTAGAAGTTGTCGAGTGCGGTGATCTCCCAGTCGGGGTGGGCCTGCTGGAGTTCGGAAACGACGCGACTGCCGATGAATCCCGCCGCGCCAGTGACGGCGACGGTACGTTGGTCTGTCATAGTTCGTGTGTCCTGTCTATCGAGTGATATCGGTCGTCGGTTGCTGTTCGGCGGGCGATACGCG
This DNA window, taken from Halosimplex litoreum, encodes the following:
- a CDS encoding CheF family chemotaxis protein, which encodes MSGDEAKLLDTSGDYAFVVRDGETVAEPRWRSSRVVLTSERLVFVDADGNQSFPHDAVELVDDSESVVPEGFPADGATALRAGNHALLVDAPDVEAFDREYCRAALDAEVILVKHPAVVGGVVQDTEWSKARFRFADDTVRLALPGGGSTSFPVADVGTVETASQGVMGAQRRVVQLEHTDEEGRSVETHFSGTDAHCRALTHLFEAVVSDRGSEEYELTETENQVLMALYSGVSPFEMSDFVGISVEEVEEIYGKLLEMDAVDEVRVRTEVSLNAHGRNLASEAMSEQ
- a CDS encoding sugar transferase, with the protein product MNSRWQYRVASVGATLVLTLGALAVANHPLVQDLFALVPYFGRPAPAVLAGPKRTVAVLTTVGVVAGAMWPVFKPRPRRILDTILLTQKRVLLAMVGLAALGYYNYTYRLPRSTLMIVTGLLFVGLPVAMVAIRRRPSGSERAVVVGDDPETMADVLATTDLDVVGYVSPLAGRGGRSSDAGAGHTDGGVVVGAEPLADLECLGGLARLEEVLVAYDIDTAVLAFGDADRVSFFGTLDSCYEHGVVAKAHRDHADNVLTERAPDETLVDIDLEPWDTQDYIVKRVFDVAFAATGLLALSPVIAGIAVAIRLDSRGPILYSQERTAEFGGTFRIYKFRSMFPDSEDVTPVDDDDNDAITRVGRFLRTTHLDEIPQLWTILVGRMSVVGPRAVWTDEERYLEETTDRWRKRWFVKPGLTGFAQISGASSTDPETKLRYDLEYIRRQSFWLDVRIVIRQCWMVLTDLVSVLRD
- a CDS encoding glycosyltransferase; the encoded protein is MRILRAAQKVYPDVKGGGPYHVHAMSRDQAAMGHDVTVLTVDADEGGDEAETEDRPHVEEREGYTVVRYPATAEPLGNAVSAGVAQFLRRAGEYDVVHAHSHLYFSTNLAAIARRLSETPLAVTNHGLYSQTAPKWVFDGYLRTVGRWTFDSADVAFCYTDEDRDRLRELGVSVPVAVVSNGIDTDRFTPCGPEDERVTGDPAVLFVGRLVEGKRPSDALAAFERLRERAPDAGLTVCGDGPLRERLERSVRERGLDEAVEFLGHVAYEEMPAVYRAADALVLSSEAEGLPRTVLEAMATDVPVVTSALDQLTGVVDGGGETVPVGDITGFADALETVTAESGAYAPRAVVEGEYDWATTVERTTERCRAIAEDG
- a CDS encoding NAD-dependent epimerase/dehydratase family protein, with product MTDQRTVAVTGAAGFIGSRVVSELQQAHPDWEITALDNFYLGDVREIGDVSVEHVDVRDRDRLEEALDGADIVMHLAAVSGVDDCEENRDLAYEVNVQGTNNVAWFCRKTGAALVFPYSMAVLGDPVDFPITADHPRDPMNWYGRTKLLSERAIETFAEGEFPAHLFLKSNLYGEHQIDGQTVSKGTVINFFVGRAKDGENLTVYEPGDQARNYVHVVDVAHAYVRSAERLVDQLDAGETGVEKYEIASDEDPGITTVAEIVRDIAAEEIDFEPDIELLENPRDETLVSEFEVDTTRAREELGWSVENSVEDSIHELFRA